The window CGGGGCAGGGATATCGCCGCGGCGTGCGGGCAGTTGCGGCACGAGGCCGCGGAGCGGGAGAAGCGACCTGCCTGACCTCGGCGCCAGCCCGGGCCAGGAAGCCTCCGCCAGCGTCAACGGGGCGACGGGCGGTGCAGCGCCGGCGTGGGACGGATGGGGCCGTGAGTTCCACCCGTTTACCGACGTGCACGCGGCGGCGCTCGTGTGCACAGTGATCGCCATCACGGGCGTCGTGTGGATCGGATGGAAGACGGCGCGGGCGTCCGCTCGCCCCGAGCGCGCGGACCCCCCCGGCCGCCTTCTGGGCGCGCTGGCACTGGCGTACTGGATCGCGCTGATCGCGTGGTGGCTCATCCCCTCGCGGTTCGATCCAAGCCGGTCGCTGCCGCTGCACTACTGCGATGTCGCGGGGCTGGTGGCCGCGGCAGCGCTGCTCACCGGGCGAAGATGGGTCACCTCGCTGCTGTACTTCTGGGCCATCCCCCTGTGCACGCAGGCGTTCGTGACGCCCGTGGTACGCCTGGGCCCCGCATTCGCGGAGTTCTGGATCTTCTGGGAAAGCCACACGCTGATCGTCGGCTCGGCCGTCTACGCGGTCGTCGTGCGCGGCTTCCGGCCGGAGTTCAGGGACCTGCGGACCGCATGGCTCATCAGCGTCGCCTACGCAGCCGCGATCTTCACGCTCGATGCGTTCACGGGATGGAACTACGCGTACCTCGGTCCGGGGGCAGAGGGCGCAGGGACGCTCGTGGACGTCCTCGGACCCTGGCCGGCACGGGCCGCCGTGATCGTGCTGATCGCGTCGGCCGCCATGGTGCTGGCATGGGTTCCCTGGTGGATGTTCACGGGGCCCGGGACGCCGAGCCTGGAACGCTAGCAGCACTCCCCCCACTCACTCGCCCATCAGCCCACCGGCGGCGCGATCGCCACGCCATTAGACTGCCACCACGATGATCGCACTGTGCATGCTGCTGGCCGGGATCGCCTTCGTGATCGCCTTGCCGATGACGCTGCTCGCTCGTTCCCTCGGCCGGCGGCTCAACGCGATGGACTCGCCCGGCGTCGCCGGACAGGTGAAGATGTCGCCGCGGCGCGTACCGAACACCGGCGGGATCGGACTGTTCTGGGGCGTGGCGGCCCCATTCCTGGGAATCATCGCTCTTGCAAAGCTGGGCGAGGCGGGCTTCATCACCAGGATGGTGCCGGAACTCGCCAGGCACCTCCCCGGGCTGGTGGAATCCTCCGGGCACGCGCTCGTGCTGCTCGGGGGACTGCTCGTGCTCCACGTGATGGGTCTGGTCGACGACCGCCGCCCGATGGGGCCGTGGGTGAAGCTGGGCGTCATGGTCGGCGTGTCGCTCGCGGTCATCATCGAGACCAAGACGCGGCTGCTGACGCTCCTGGACGGCCCCGCTCACGGACCGTGGGCGTCGTACGCCGTAACGGTGATCTGGTTTGTCGTGGTGACGAACGCGATGAACTTCCTGGACAACATGGACGGCCTGTCGGCTGGCGTCGGCGCCATTGCGTCCGGGTTCTTCCTGACGGCGGCCCTCGTCAACGAGCAGTGGTTCGTAGCCGCGGCGCTGGCGGTGCTGCTGGGATCGTTGCTCGGGTTCTTGTGGTTCAACTTCCCCAGACGCGGCGGAGCGACAATCTTCATGGGCGACGGGGGATCCCTGGTCTTGGGGTTCCTGCTCGCATTCCTGACCGCTCGAACAACCTACTACTCGCCCAAACTCGGCGGCGGGTGGTACGCGGTGTTCATGCCGCTCGTCGTGCTGGCGATCCCGCTCTACGACTTCGTGACGGTGACGGCCATCCGCCTCTCAAAGGGCCGCTCGCCCTTTGTCGGAGATCTCAACCACCTGTCGCACCGGCTTGTGCGCCGCGGCCTGTCCCGGCGCGACGCCGTGCTGGTGATCTATGCCCTGACCGCGGTCACCGCCATCGGGGGAGTCTCATTGGGAGGGCTGAGCGGCTGGCAGGCCGTGCTCGTGGCCGTCCAGACCCTGCTCGTGCTGGCCGTGATCGCTCTGGTGGAGTGGGCGAGCGCGAAGCAGGCCGGCGAGCCCAACGGTGACGGCCGATGAGCGCATCCGCTCCACCGTCACCGGCCTCGGATACCGCGGCAGCGTGCCTTAAGTGGGTGTCCTTGGCCCTCATGCTCGGGTGCATAACGGCTCGGGCACTCGTGGTCACGAGCGAACTGCCCTACTGGGACCTGGACCCGCTCCGGTTCGTGGTGCCGATGACCGGGATCGGCCCGGCGGGATCGATGTGGTTCGACACAGCGATCATCGGCGGCGCGGCGCTGGCGCTGCTCGGGGTCGGGCTGGCACGGGAGCGTGTTCATGGCTGGATGCTCCTCGCGGCGGGAGCTGGGATCGTTCCGGCGCTCTGGCATGGATTCCTCACGCACGGTCCGGCGCTTCAGGATCAGCGCATCGGCATGGCATGGGTCGCGGCAATCTGCTCGGGCGTAGCGGTGGCCCACTTGTGCCGCGATGAACGCCTGCGACGGGTGACCGCGGCCGTGCTGCTGGGCGTGGTGGCGGCACTGGCAGTAAGGGGACTGCAGCAGTGGTTCATCGAGCACCCTGCGACCGTCGCGGACTTCCGGCGCAACCGCCGGCAAATCCTGGAGGGTCATGGCTGGGCGGAATCCTCCGCCAGCGCTCTGTCCTACGAGCGGCGCCTTCTGCAGCGCGAAGCGACCGGGTGGTTTGCCCTGGCGAACGTGTACGCGACCCTCGCCGCGACGGCGGCGGTAGCCTTCACCGGGCTTGTAGCGCTGACGTGGCGGACAGCACCGGGGCACCGGAGCGTCCTGCTGGTCTTGGCCGGGCTCGCCGGGTCGCTGCTCGGCGTCGTACTCGCCGGTTCGAAGGGCGGGTACGCAGGGCTGCTCGCCGGCCTCGCCGTCCTCGTCCTCCTGGTGGCGGTGTGCGGACGCAGCGGGAGCGGGCCGCCCTCCGGCCGCTCGCGGCTGCGGCGTCTCGTCCCGTGTATCGCCGTGTTCGCCTTCCTGGCGCCGCTGGCCGGGCTGATCACGCGCGGGCAGTTCGCTGGCTGGACCGGGGAAAAGAGCCTCCTGTTCCGGTGGTTCTACCTCGAGGCCGCGGCGAAGATCGTTTGGGAGCACCTGCCGCTCGGGGTGGGCCCCGATGGATTCCAGGGCGCGTACCTGCTCGCCAAGCCGCCGCTCTCGCCCGAGGACGTGCGGAGCCCGCACGCGATCATGCTTGATTGGGTCGCGACGCTGGGCATCGGGGGCCTGGCCTGGTGCGGTCTCGCCGTGTGGTGGCTGTGGTCGGGCCTGCGCCGCGCCGCCGAGAGCAGCGATTCCGGCGCCATCCACGCCAACAACTCAGGCCGAGCGGAGTGGCGCTTCATCGGGCTCGTCGTCGCCGGGGCGACCATCGCCTGCGTGGCGATCGATCGGATGCTCCTGACGCCCGACATGGCGGCGGTGCGGATCGTCATGATGGGACTGTGGATCGCCGTGGCTGTCGGCGTCGCGTTGCGGAGCGCCGAGAAAGCCCTCGCGGTCTCGCTCGCCGCGGCCGGGGTGACGCTCGGCCTGCTCATCCAGATCGATGTCGCTGCAAGCTGGCCCGCGTCCTGCGCCCTGGTGACGGCAGTCCTCGCCTCAAGCGCGATGTCCTGGCGACATCGCGTCGCGCCCGCGCGCCCCGCCGGGGGAATCGTGGCGGCGGTGATCATGCTGGTCCTGGCCGGGTTCGTCGCCGTACACGGCGCGCTTCCAGCGACACACTGGACCTCCCACCTCCGCACCGCGGCGAGATTCGTCGCGCCGGCGACCGAGTTCAGCCAGCGATGGGACGAGGCCGCCGCGAAGACGTCCCCTGCCGACCGGGATGCAGCGCTCCGGGCGCTCGCCGCGGACGTCGCCGCCCTTACCGGCTCTCCGATGGCGACCGACGCCCAGTCGCTCCGGCTGGCGTTGGACAGTGTCTACACCAAGTCGCTCGCCGACGCCTTCGATGAACTCCTCGCCGCGGGCGCGATCGAGCCGGGGGAGTGGCGTACGCGCCGCGAAGCGTCGCGCTTGGCGATAGCGATCGCGGCGCGCCTGGTGCAGGTTGGAGACGCCCGCGAGGGCGCCCTGTGGCTCGAGAAGGCGGTTCGTGTCGCCACCCCCGAGGACGCCGCGACCGCCCGGACCGCGATGCTGACCTGGCTGGCCGTCGTGCTCGAAACGGCCCACGACCTGAACCACCTGGACCAGGCCCGTGAACGCGCCGCGGCGGCCCTGGAGTCAGCGCTCGCCCGCGACCCGTACAACCTGGAGGCTGCGAACCGGCTGGCCCACGTCTACGACCGCCTTGGCGACAACGCCAAACGCGGCTCCTGGGCACGGCGGGCGCTCGAACTCGACGGACAGACCGTCCTGGATCCCGGCATCCGTGGGCTCCGCGAGAACGACCGAACAGATCTCCGACGGTGGGCCGCCGAACCTTGAAACCCCCCTCGTGGTGGCTACGATCCGCCCACGCGGGAGGGCGGTGCATTTTTGGGGATGCGTCAGGCCTCCCCGCCCCTGAATCGCCGCAAGAACCGGGCTGGAACCGGCGGCAGCATACCGGGGTGCCAGCGGTAGGTGTATCCCCATCCGGCAGGATGGAAACGGACGAGTCCGAAGGAAAGAACGATCATGGCCACCGAACTCAGCCACATCCGCAACATCGGCATCTGCGCCCACATCGACGCGGGCAAGACCACGGTCTCTGAACGCATCCTGTACTACACGGGCAAGAACTACAAGATGGGCGAGGTCCACGAGGGCACCGCCACCATGGACTTCCTGCAGGACGAGCAGGAGCGCGGCATCACCATCCAGGCCGCCGCGACGACCTGCCCCTGGACCAAGGGCGGCGTCGACTACAAGATCAACCTCATCGATACCCCCGGACACGTCGACTTCACCATCGAGGTGGAGCGCTCGCTGCGCGTGCTCGACGGCGCCGTCGCGGTGTTCGACGGCAAGGAAGGCGTCGAGGCGCAGTCCGAGACCGTGTGGCGTCAGGCCGACCGCTACCACGTCCCCCGCCTCTGCTTCGTGAACAAGATGGACAAGCTCGGGGCCGACTTCGACTTCTCCTTCAACACGATCAAGGAGCGGCTGGGCGCCAACGCCATCGCGATCCAGTACCCCATCGGCAAGGGCAACCAGCTCGAAGGCATCATCGACCTGATCACTATGCGAGCCTTCTACTACGACGCCGACGAGAAGGGCGCCGTCATCACCGAGAAGGACATCCCCGAAGAGTGGCTGGACACCGCCAAGAAGTGGCACCACATCCTGGTCGAGAAGGCCTCCGAGCAGGACGAAGCCCTCACCGAGAAGTACCTGACGGACGAGTCCTCCGTCACCGCCGACGAGATCCGCGCGGCCCTCCGCAAGGGCACGATCGCCGAGAAGTGCTTCCCCGTCCTCTGCGGCGCCGCCCTTCGAAACATCGGCGTGCAGAAGGTCCTCGATGCCGTCGTCGATTTCCTCCCCGCGCCCGACGAGGTGCCCGAGGTCCAGGGCGTCGACCCCCGCGACAAGGACAGGAAGCTCACCCGCCCGCACGACGACAAGGCCCCCTTCTCCGCCCTCGTCTTCAAGGTCGTCTCCGACCTGCACGGCGACCTCACCTACCTCCGCGTCTACTCCGGCACGCTCAAGAAGGGCGACCGCGTCGTCAACCCCGGCAACGGCAAGCGAGAGATCGCCTCCCGCATGTTCGAGATGCACGCCAACAACCGCCTGCCGATCGACGAGATCACCACCGGCAGCATCGTGGCGATCGTCGGCATCAAGGACTCCTACACCGGCGACACCCTGTGCGACCCCGAGAACGAGATCCTGCTCGAACGCATGACCTTCCCCGAGCCCGTCATCTCGATGTCCATCGAGCCCAAGACCTCCGACGACAAGCGCAAGCTCTCCGAGGCCCTCCAGGTCATCCGCCGCGAGGACCCCTCCTTCCGCTCCCACTTTGATGAAGAGACCGGCCAGACCATCATCTCCGGCATGGGCGAGCTCCACCTCGACATCATCAAGACCAAGCTCGTCCGCGATATGAAGATCGGCGTCGACGTCGGCAAGCCCCGCGTCTCCTACCGCGAGACCATCACCAAGAAGGCCGAGTACATCCGCGGCAAGTTCGTCAAGCAGACCGGCGGTCGCGGCCAGTTCGGCGATGCCACCGTCACCATCGAGCCCTTCACCGCCGCCCAGGCCCAGGCCGAGGAGCTTGATTTCGAGGACAACCTCGCCTTCGAGAACAAGATCGTCGGCGGCGCCATCCCGAAGGAGTTCATCCCCTCCGTCGAGTACGGAGTCCGCCAGACCGCCAAGACGGGCTGCTTCGCCGGCTACCCCATGATCAACGTCCGCGTCCTGCTCGTCGACGGCTCGTACCACGCGGTCGACTCGTCCCAGGTCGCCTTCGAGCAGGCCGGCCGCCTCGCCCTCCAGGAGGCCGTCAAGGCCGCCGGCCCCGTCCTCCTCGAGCCCATCATGAAGGTCGTCATCACCTGCCCCGACGACTACCTCGGCAACGTCACCGGCGACGTCTCCTCCCGCCGCGGGATGATCGTCGACACCGAGGACCGCGGCAACGTCAAGATGATCACCGCCGAGGTCCCCCTCTCCGAGATGTTCGGCTACACCACCGCCCTCCGCGGCATGTCCCAGGGCCGCGCCTCCAACACGATGGAGTTCCTCGAGTACCGCCAGATGCCGACCAACCTGATGAAGGAAGTCATCGAGAAGGACTGACCTGCCGCCCTTTGGCCCGAGGCCGCCCCGAGCAGCCTTTATCGGCCGCCCCGGGCCCGGCGCCAGGCGTCATAAGCAGGCCCTATCGCTGGATTTGCGTGCAGCGGCCCTTGCCGCTCCCGCCCCAAGGGATTAGGCTGTTGGTCTCGCCGCGAGGGTTCCGCCGGGTCAGGCGGAGAGTGTCGCCCGCGCGGCTCGACGGGAATCCGCGCATGCCTCACCGGTA of the Phycisphaeraceae bacterium genome contains:
- a CDS encoding undecaprenyl/decaprenyl-phosphate alpha-N-acetylglucosaminyl 1-phosphate transferase, with translation MIALCMLLAGIAFVIALPMTLLARSLGRRLNAMDSPGVAGQVKMSPRRVPNTGGIGLFWGVAAPFLGIIALAKLGEAGFITRMVPELARHLPGLVESSGHALVLLGGLLVLHVMGLVDDRRPMGPWVKLGVMVGVSLAVIIETKTRLLTLLDGPAHGPWASYAVTVIWFVVVTNAMNFLDNMDGLSAGVGAIASGFFLTAALVNEQWFVAAALAVLLGSLLGFLWFNFPRRGGATIFMGDGGSLVLGFLLAFLTARTTYYSPKLGGGWYAVFMPLVVLAIPLYDFVTVTAIRLSKGRSPFVGDLNHLSHRLVRRGLSRRDAVLVIYALTAVTAIGGVSLGGLSGWQAVLVAVQTLLVLAVIALVEWASAKQAGEPNGDGR
- the fusA gene encoding elongation factor G yields the protein MATELSHIRNIGICAHIDAGKTTVSERILYYTGKNYKMGEVHEGTATMDFLQDEQERGITIQAAATTCPWTKGGVDYKINLIDTPGHVDFTIEVERSLRVLDGAVAVFDGKEGVEAQSETVWRQADRYHVPRLCFVNKMDKLGADFDFSFNTIKERLGANAIAIQYPIGKGNQLEGIIDLITMRAFYYDADEKGAVITEKDIPEEWLDTAKKWHHILVEKASEQDEALTEKYLTDESSVTADEIRAALRKGTIAEKCFPVLCGAALRNIGVQKVLDAVVDFLPAPDEVPEVQGVDPRDKDRKLTRPHDDKAPFSALVFKVVSDLHGDLTYLRVYSGTLKKGDRVVNPGNGKREIASRMFEMHANNRLPIDEITTGSIVAIVGIKDSYTGDTLCDPENEILLERMTFPEPVISMSIEPKTSDDKRKLSEALQVIRREDPSFRSHFDEETGQTIISGMGELHLDIIKTKLVRDMKIGVDVGKPRVSYRETITKKAEYIRGKFVKQTGGRGQFGDATVTIEPFTAAQAQAEELDFEDNLAFENKIVGGAIPKEFIPSVEYGVRQTAKTGCFAGYPMINVRVLLVDGSYHAVDSSQVAFEQAGRLALQEAVKAAGPVLLEPIMKVVITCPDDYLGNVTGDVSSRRGMIVDTEDRGNVKMITAEVPLSEMFGYTTALRGMSQGRASNTMEFLEYRQMPTNLMKEVIEKD
- a CDS encoding O-antigen ligase family protein, whose amino-acid sequence is MSASAPPSPASDTAAACLKWVSLALMLGCITARALVVTSELPYWDLDPLRFVVPMTGIGPAGSMWFDTAIIGGAALALLGVGLARERVHGWMLLAAGAGIVPALWHGFLTHGPALQDQRIGMAWVAAICSGVAVAHLCRDERLRRVTAAVLLGVVAALAVRGLQQWFIEHPATVADFRRNRRQILEGHGWAESSASALSYERRLLQREATGWFALANVYATLAATAAVAFTGLVALTWRTAPGHRSVLLVLAGLAGSLLGVVLAGSKGGYAGLLAGLAVLVLLVAVCGRSGSGPPSGRSRLRRLVPCIAVFAFLAPLAGLITRGQFAGWTGEKSLLFRWFYLEAAAKIVWEHLPLGVGPDGFQGAYLLAKPPLSPEDVRSPHAIMLDWVATLGIGGLAWCGLAVWWLWSGLRRAAESSDSGAIHANNSGRAEWRFIGLVVAGATIACVAIDRMLLTPDMAAVRIVMMGLWIAVAVGVALRSAEKALAVSLAAAGVTLGLLIQIDVAASWPASCALVTAVLASSAMSWRHRVAPARPAGGIVAAVIMLVLAGFVAVHGALPATHWTSHLRTAARFVAPATEFSQRWDEAAAKTSPADRDAALRALAADVAALTGSPMATDAQSLRLALDSVYTKSLADAFDELLAAGAIEPGEWRTRREASRLAIAIAARLVQVGDAREGALWLEKAVRVATPEDAATARTAMLTWLAVVLETAHDLNHLDQARERAAAALESALARDPYNLEAANRLAHVYDRLGDNAKRGSWARRALELDGQTVLDPGIRGLRENDRTDLRRWAAEP
- a CDS encoding TIGR02206 family membrane protein, yielding MCTVIAITGVVWIGWKTARASARPERADPPGRLLGALALAYWIALIAWWLIPSRFDPSRSLPLHYCDVAGLVAAAALLTGRRWVTSLLYFWAIPLCTQAFVTPVVRLGPAFAEFWIFWESHTLIVGSAVYAVVVRGFRPEFRDLRTAWLISVAYAAAIFTLDAFTGWNYAYLGPGAEGAGTLVDVLGPWPARAAVIVLIASAAMVLAWVPWWMFTGPGTPSLER